The following proteins come from a genomic window of Synechococcus sp. BIOS-E4-1:
- a CDS encoding cupin domain-containing protein, with protein sequence MEPMPEESPSTNRSPMEVVNQLILEWSLEQHPEGGWFRELYRSPSRVTRADGQQRAAITSILYLLDAGSRSRWHAVHQADEVWTHLQGTPLSLWTLEPQGGQAVQHVLSMHNPVHVVPAGHWMAARSEGQYSLVSCCVGPGFDFADFEMLRDRPASEHPSGALSELI encoded by the coding sequence ATGGAGCCAATGCCTGAGGAGTCCCCATCAACGAATCGCTCGCCGATGGAGGTGGTGAATCAACTGATTCTGGAATGGAGCCTCGAGCAACATCCAGAGGGTGGTTGGTTCCGTGAGCTGTATCGGAGCCCATCACGGGTCACCCGTGCCGATGGTCAGCAGCGGGCCGCAATCACCAGCATCCTCTATCTGCTCGATGCAGGGTCCAGAAGCCGCTGGCATGCGGTTCATCAGGCCGATGAGGTCTGGACCCATCTGCAGGGAACACCACTGAGTCTCTGGACGCTTGAACCGCAGGGAGGCCAGGCCGTGCAGCACGTGCTATCCATGCACAATCCTGTTCACGTGGTGCCCGCAGGCCACTGGATGGCAGCACGCTCAGAAGGGCAGTACTCCTTGGTGAGCTGCTGTGTCGGACCCGGTTTCGACTTCGCGGACTTCGAGATGCTTCGAGACCGGCCAGCGTCTGAACATCCTTCAGGGGCCCTGAGCGAGCTGATCTGA
- a CDS encoding cyclopropane-fatty-acyl-phospholipid synthase family protein, whose protein sequence is MTSAYSAAASTAANYYDSDDADRFYAGIWGGEDIHIGLYESPEEPIATASRRTVDALIALMGQPPASDTATTLQVVDFGSGYGGAARRLCDSPGVRVDAINISAVENNRHRLLNQEAGLSERITVHDASFEAVPLPDGCADVIWSQDAILHSGDRPRVMREAARLLKPGGVMVMTDPMAADGVNADSLTAILDRIHLADLGSPERYQHWAIEAGLTRTAWHDRTLMLIEHYSRVRLELRRRRKDLECSITPGYLERMDTGLGHWVDGGQSGKLSWGLMRFSKPLN, encoded by the coding sequence ATGACGAGCGCTTATTCCGCCGCAGCCAGCACCGCAGCCAATTACTACGACAGTGATGATGCCGATCGGTTTTACGCAGGCATCTGGGGCGGTGAGGACATTCACATCGGCCTGTACGAGAGCCCCGAGGAACCGATCGCAACCGCAAGCCGTCGAACTGTCGACGCGCTGATTGCACTGATGGGGCAGCCTCCAGCCTCAGACACAGCGACCACACTGCAGGTTGTGGACTTCGGGTCCGGCTACGGAGGTGCAGCCCGACGACTCTGCGACAGCCCTGGGGTCCGGGTGGATGCCATCAACATCTCCGCGGTTGAGAACAACCGACATCGGCTGCTCAATCAAGAGGCCGGCCTCTCTGAGCGGATCACTGTCCACGATGCATCCTTCGAAGCGGTGCCTCTACCCGATGGCTGCGCCGATGTGATCTGGAGCCAGGACGCGATTCTCCACTCCGGTGACCGCCCAAGAGTGATGCGGGAAGCAGCTCGTTTGCTGAAACCCGGCGGCGTCATGGTGATGACCGACCCCATGGCAGCGGATGGGGTCAACGCTGATTCACTCACGGCGATTCTCGATCGCATTCACCTTGCTGATCTCGGATCACCGGAGCGTTATCAACACTGGGCAATCGAAGCGGGACTCACAAGGACTGCATGGCATGACCGCACACTTATGCTGATCGAGCACTACAGCAGAGTGCGATTGGAATTGCGACGGCGGCGAAAGGATCTTGAATGCAGCATCACACCCGGTTATCTGGAGCGGATGGACACGGGTCTTGGCCATTGGGTTGATGGTGGACAGTCAGGAAAGCTCAGTTGGGGCTTGATGCGTTTCAGCAAACCCCTGAACTGA
- a CDS encoding class I SAM-dependent methyltransferase: MTTLRSQPSAESDDSQRFGQRPERVRETDHYQQEYIEQFADRWDRLIDWDAREEAEGNFFVRLLHEHGARSVLDVATGTGFHSVRLLREGFDVVSVDGSPNMLARAFKNARERDLLMRTVHADWRFLNRDIHGEYDAVICLGNSFTHLFRERDRRKALAEYYAVLKHNGILILDHRNYDRLLEGTSTSGKSNVYCGKDVEVGPEHVDDGLARFRYAFSDGSTYHLNMFPLRHGYVRRLMREVGFQRITSYGDYQRGHDDPDFYVHVAEKEYLFDTDITAI, from the coding sequence ATGACCACACTCAGAAGCCAACCGTCAGCGGAATCCGATGATTCGCAACGCTTCGGGCAGCGACCCGAACGCGTCAGGGAAACAGATCATTATCAGCAGGAATACATCGAGCAGTTCGCAGACCGCTGGGATCGCCTGATTGATTGGGATGCCAGGGAAGAAGCTGAGGGCAACTTCTTTGTGCGCTTACTGCACGAGCACGGTGCCCGATCGGTGCTGGATGTGGCCACAGGCACGGGCTTCCATTCCGTCCGACTTCTGCGCGAAGGCTTCGATGTCGTCAGCGTGGATGGCAGTCCCAACATGCTTGCCCGTGCCTTCAAAAACGCCAGGGAACGCGACCTGCTGATGCGCACGGTTCATGCCGACTGGCGCTTCCTGAACCGCGACATCCACGGCGAGTACGACGCCGTGATTTGCCTGGGCAATTCATTCACCCATCTGTTCCGCGAGCGGGATCGTCGCAAGGCTTTGGCCGAGTACTACGCGGTGCTGAAGCACAACGGCATACTGATTTTGGACCACCGCAACTATGACCGTCTGCTGGAGGGAACCTCCACAAGCGGCAAGAGCAATGTCTACTGCGGCAAGGACGTCGAAGTGGGACCGGAACACGTCGACGATGGACTGGCCCGTTTCCGTTACGCCTTCAGCGATGGCAGCACCTATCACCTGAACATGTTCCCGCTGCGCCACGGCTACGTGCGGCGTCTGATGCGCGAGGTGGGCTTCCAGAGGATCACCAGCTACGGCGACTATCAACGCGGCCACGATGATCCCGACTTCTACGTGCATGTGGCTGAGAAGGAATATCTGTTCGACACCGACATCACAGCGATCTGA